From Caminibacter mediatlanticus TB-2, the proteins below share one genomic window:
- the yihA gene encoding ribosome biogenesis GTP-binding protein YihA/YsxC, whose protein sequence is MKVKFIKSAPTIKEAIEPNFTEVALLGRSNVGKSSFLNTFTNQKIAKVSSTPGKTKLINFFEIEDKGKKYVLVDLPGFGYAKVSKSMLKDWGKNLDEFLKNRYNIKLFIHLRDARHPDLDIDNNVDEYLKSFLRKDQQILTVFTKIDKLKQSELAKLKQKYPEALFVSNLKKRGIDKVKEKINEILWGNYENNQTNS, encoded by the coding sequence ATGAAAGTAAAATTTATAAAATCAGCCCCTACGATAAAAGAAGCAATAGAGCCTAATTTTACAGAAGTTGCTTTGCTTGGTAGAAGTAATGTAGGAAAAAGTAGTTTTTTAAATACTTTTACAAATCAAAAAATAGCAAAAGTTTCTTCAACTCCTGGTAAAACTAAGCTTATAAACTTTTTTGAGATAGAAGATAAAGGTAAAAAATATGTATTAGTAGATTTACCTGGATTTGGATATGCAAAGGTTAGTAAATCTATGCTTAAAGATTGGGGTAAAAATTTGGATGAGTTTTTAAAAAATAGATACAACATAAAACTTTTTATTCATTTAAGAGATGCAAGACACCCTGATTTGGATATTGATAATAATGTTGATGAATATTTAAAATCATTTTTAAGAAAAGACCAGCAAATACTTACTGTATTTACCAAAATAGACAAATTAAAACAAAGTGAACTTGCAAAACTTAAACAAAAATATCCTGAAGCATTATTTGTTTCAAATCTTAAAAAAAGAGGTATAGATAAAGTTAAAGAAAAAATTAATGAGATTTTATGGGGAAATTATGAAAATAATCAAACCAACTCTTAG
- a CDS encoding LptA/OstA family protein: MKKIIYLFAVVSFLISAELKITSKFFNYDSKKLESIFKGDVNATKRSDNILCNELIVYFNKNKKPIKYIAIGNVRFIFKMDENSTYKGKTDKLTYLLMTGEIILNGNAFIKKIETNESISGDIIKINRITKNIEVEGNKKPVNIIIKVDE; the protein is encoded by the coding sequence ATGAAAAAAATAATATATTTATTTGCGGTTGTTAGTTTTTTAATTTCAGCAGAACTAAAAATTACAAGTAAGTTTTTTAATTATGATTCTAAGAAATTAGAAAGCATTTTTAAAGGTGATGTTAATGCTACAAAAAGAAGTGATAATATATTATGTAATGAATTAATTGTATATTTTAATAAAAATAAAAAACCAATAAAATATATAGCAATTGGAAATGTTAGATTTATTTTTAAAATGGATGAAAACTCTACATATAAAGGAAAAACGGATAAATTAACTTATTTGTTAATGACAGGAGAAATTATTTTAAATGGCAATGCTTTTATCAAAAAGATAGAAACGAATGAAAGTATAAGTGGAGATATAATAAAAATTAATAGGATTACAAAGAACATTGAAGTAGAAGGTAATAAAAAACCAGTAAATATAATTATAAAGGTAGATGAATGA
- a CDS encoding KdsC family phosphatase, whose translation MIELIVIDVDGTLTDGKIYYGNEGEELKAFNIKDGLMIKSWNDLGKKSAIITGRISKIVDRRAKELNITYVRQGIKNKQEALKEIIEILGVSMENVAIIGDDMNDYSMMKLTNNTFAPSDANSFIYEYVKYPLNKRGGEGAVAEMIELILKKENLYEKFLDLWVK comes from the coding sequence ATGATAGAATTAATTGTAATAGATGTAGATGGCACTTTAACAGATGGAAAAATTTATTATGGTAATGAGGGAGAAGAATTAAAAGCATTTAATATAAAAGATGGTTTAATGATTAAATCTTGGAATGATTTAGGTAAAAAAAGTGCAATCATTACAGGTAGGATATCCAAAATTGTAGATAGAAGAGCAAAAGAGTTAAATATAACTTATGTAAGACAAGGTATTAAAAATAAACAAGAAGCGCTAAAAGAGATTATAGAAATTTTAGGTGTAAGTATGGAAAATGTTGCTATTATTGGTGATGATATGAATGATTATTCTATGATGAAACTTACTAATAATACGTTTGCACCAAGTGATGCTAATAGTTTTATATATGAATATGTAAAATATCCTCTAAATAAAAGAGGCGGAGAAGGTGCAGTGGCTGAAATGATAGAGTTAATTTTAAAAAAAGAAAATTTATATGAGAAGTTTTTAGATTTATGGGTAAAATAA
- the hisB gene encoding imidazoleglycerol-phosphate dehydratase HisB, with the protein MTEIKRETKETKIEVKVNIKGTGKNNISTGIGFFDHMLETFSKHSGIDIDIYCEGDIEVDYHHTVEDVGIVLGQALNNEVFPIKNIERFSNAVAILDEAAVEVDLDIGGRAYLVYEMPREGAIRDFDLELVEEFFKSLVFNFKIAAHIIYKRGTNKHHIVESAFKSFAIALRRALTYRESGIPSTKGIL; encoded by the coding sequence ATGACAGAAATAAAAAGAGAAACAAAAGAGACAAAAATTGAAGTAAAAGTAAATATTAAGGGTACAGGTAAAAATAATATTTCCACAGGGATTGGTTTTTTTGACCATATGTTAGAAACATTTTCAAAACATAGTGGTATTGATATTGACATATATTGTGAAGGTGATATTGAAGTTGATTACCACCATACTGTTGAAGATGTTGGAATAGTACTCGGTCAGGCTTTAAATAATGAAGTGTTTCCAATAAAAAATATTGAAAGATTTTCAAATGCAGTTGCAATTTTAGATGAAGCAGCAGTTGAGGTTGATTTAGATATTGGAGGTAGAGCATATTTAGTTTATGAAATGCCAAGAGAAGGAGCTATTAGAGATTTTGATTTAGAATTAGTAGAAGAGTTTTTTAAATCACTTGTATTTAATTTTAAAATTGCTGCCCATATAATTTATAAAAGGGGGACTAATAAACATCATATTGTTGAGAGTGCTTTTAAATCATTCGCAATTGCTCTAAGAAGAGCTCTAACTTATAGAGAAAGTGGCATTCCTTCTACTAAAGGAATATTATAA
- a CDS encoding septal ring lytic transglycosylase RlpA family protein encodes MKYFLLIIYFLLIGCSTKEYVTKVYNTPYATIPTKKPYSINGQMYFPMNSVNIGWSQRGIASWYGPDFHGRYTSNGEIYNMYAYTAAHKTLPMNTIVKVTNLNNNKSVIVRINDRGPFIKGRIIDLSYAAGKKIGLDVTGTAPVIIKVIGFKGKNYVTGFKVQIGAFINKNGAIVLSNRYKNLGYNTAVLKIGRFYKVYITGFKTYNEAKKFMIENKISGFIIGD; translated from the coding sequence ATGAAATATTTTTTATTAATTATTTATTTTTTATTAATAGGTTGTTCAACAAAAGAGTATGTAACAAAAGTTTATAATACACCATATGCTACCATTCCAACAAAAAAACCTTATTCAATAAATGGTCAAATGTATTTTCCTATGAATTCAGTAAATATTGGATGGAGTCAAAGAGGAATTGCAAGTTGGTATGGACCTGACTTTCATGGAAGATATACAAGTAATGGAGAAATTTATAATATGTATGCATATACTGCGGCTCATAAGACACTACCTATGAATACAATAGTGAAAGTTACAAATTTAAATAATAATAAAAGTGTAATTGTTAGAATTAATGATAGAGGTCCTTTTATTAAAGGAAGAATTATAGATTTAAGTTATGCAGCTGGTAAAAAAATTGGTCTTGATGTGACTGGTACTGCTCCTGTTATTATTAAAGTTATTGGATTTAAAGGAAAAAATTATGTAACAGGCTTTAAAGTTCAAATAGGAGCATTTATTAATAAAAATGGTGCAATAGTATTGTCTAATAGATATAAAAATTTAGGATATAATACTGCTGTATTAAAGATTGGAAGATTTTATAAAGTTTATATAACAGGATTTAAAACATATAATGAAGCAAAAAAATTTATGATAGAAAATAAAATAAGTGGATTTATTATAGGAGATTAA